The sequence below is a genomic window from Uranotaenia lowii strain MFRU-FL chromosome 2, ASM2978415v1, whole genome shotgun sequence.
AGTCAGCTGTTAgtagtcagaaatcagaagtcagaagtcaaaagtcaaaagttaaaagtcagaagtcggaagtcagaagtcagaagttagTAATCAGAAGTCAgtaatcagaagtcagaaataagaagtcagaagtcagaagtcagaaggtAGAAGTTCGAAGTTAGAAGTCAGTAGTCaaaagtctgaagtctgaagtctgaagtctgaagtttgAAGTCAGAAGCCAGATGTCAGAAGTCTGAAGTAAgaagtttaaagtttatagtCAGATGTTAgaagaaataaatcaaaatacgaTAGTAAGTCAAAGAAGTCCAAAGTCAAAATTCAGAGGtgagaagtcagaagtcagaaatcagaaatcagaagtcagaagttagaATTCTGAAGTCAACAGTTTtcaatctgaagtctgaagtttgaagtttgaagtttaaaGTCAGATGTTAGAAGGAATAAGCCAAAAACCAATATTGAGAAGTCAGAAGATATTTTGACAGGATTTTCTTGAGGAGAGTTAAGAATAACTTTTTGATTCCATCGCCtattaatctgaaaaaaaattctgtaaatacTATAAAGTATCGAGTTGGCCATGCCAAAAGTGACTCGaactcaaaaacaaaatctcTCAATTTTCCCTCAAAATGCCTATTGTAAAATCCGTAGATGAAGCAAACACCAAAGAGACGTTTAGTCTTGCGAAAGTACTCTTCGGTGAAGATAAACTCGAGGAAGgtaagtaaatttttgttccaatcaAAACTCCTGAAAAACAGTTCTTCGAATTTTTTCAAAGAGGAGACCCCAGAAGCTTCGCCCAGATTGTCGTTCGCTGAGAAACCTGTCGATGCGGCCAAAACGTCAAAATCCTCACCGCCGGTGAGTCGAACTGCTTCGGATCTTGGAAGGCATCACTCGGTGCGAATATCCCGGCCTTCCTTGGTCTTCCGGAACGAGGCAATGGTGCAAAGTTTGCGCAAAATCAGCCAGGCTTTCCGGGCAGGTTCTTCGCTGTCCAGTTCTgaggtgagttttttttttaaatccatcgGATTTACAGTACTTTTAGTTTCGATTTTTGTTAAACCTTAGTCTGAATTCTTCGGCAATGATTCTCCGGAAGTGttggaaaagttgaaaattcgtcaCGCTGAGGTAACGGAGAGATTCAATAAGGCTTTGGCTCACGTCCGAGATCGAATTGTCCATCACGGGTCGGTTGCCGTGGATTTCAAAAACCGTCAAAAGGGTGGCGGAAGAGTCGAACCATTAGTTAAACAGATAGATGTCGCTAGGCAAACCCTGTCCCGGCAACGGCTCAAGTTGATCGCCGTTTACTTGGAGCTTGAACAGCTGAAAATCCGAGACGCAGCCCTGGATGAAATGATCAAGCACATCCGGCTGGAGGAGCTGCACGATCTGCAGGTCGAAGTAGCTCGAACAGGAGAAAAGATTGACGAAATTTCAAAGTCGATGACCCGAGCAAAGAAACAGTACGAAAACGACATTTCGAAGGCCGCTCACGTCAGAGAAAAGTGGTACTCAGTGCAAAACAGAATCCTTGGGAAGCTTGATG
It includes:
- the LOC129744915 gene encoding uncharacterized protein LOC129744915 — encoded protein: MPIVKSVDEANTKETFSLAKVLFGEDKLEEEETPEASPRLSFAEKPVDAAKTSKSSPPVSRTASDLGRHHSVRISRPSLVFRNEAMVQSLRKISQAFRAGSSLSSSESEFFGNDSPEVLEKLKIRHAEVTERFNKALAHVRDRIVHHGSVAVDFKNRQKGGGRVEPLVKQIDVARQTLSRQRLKLIAVYLELEQLKIRDAALDEMIKHIRLEELHDLQVEVARTGEKIDEISKSMTRAKKQYENDISKAAHVREKWYSVQNRILGKLDDLKEVQMQIEDERQRLCQLLRKKQSLRTENLRLKKNSRIMNNKPLLKRYDEVVEQTIKIKQCTHKFRRIHKTIFLKSISQ